Below is a window of Streptobacillus canis DNA.
AACAATTCATCGAAGAAGGTGGAGTACAACTTGAAGTGTATAAAGAAGCTTTATTAAACCTATTCTTAAGCTATACAGATACAAAAGAAATGGTTCTTAAAACTATGGAAGGTGTAAATATGTCAGAACTTAATGTTCCAAGAAAAGATTTAGTTAGTTATTTAGATGATCCAACTGAATTAATTTTAGACCCTATGCCTAACCTATATTTCACAAGAGACCCATTTGCATCAGTTCAAAATGGAGTTATCTTAAATAGAATGTATTCAGTAACTAGAAATAGAGAGACTATCTATGCTTACTATATTTTCCATTATCATCCAGAATATAAAGGACAAGTTACTTTCTTCTATGATAGAACAAATCCTTTCCATATTGAAGGTGGAGATGTATTAAATATTAATGATAAAGTATTAGCAATAGGTATTTCTCAAAGAACTGAAGCAGCGGCTATAGATTTAGCAGCAAAAACTTTATTATTTGATGAAGCAAACTCTCATATAGAAACTATATTAGCATTTAGAATTGCAGAATCAAGAGCTTGGATGCACTTAGATACAGTGTTTACTCAAATAGATCATGATAAATTCAGTGTTCATCCTGCAATTTTAGGACCATTACAAGTATTTGAATTAACTAGAGATGGAAATGATGTTAAAGTAACTCCTAAAGAAGGAAAACTTGAAGATATACTTGAACAATATATGGGAACTAAAGTTACATTAATTCCTTGTGGTGGTGGAGATAGAATAGCTGCTGAAAGAGAACAATGGAACGATGGATCTAATACTTTATGTATAGCTCCAGGAAAAGTTGTAGTGTATGAAAGAAATGATGTAACTAATGACTTACTTAGAAAACATGGTATAAATGTTATAGAAATGCCAAGTGCCGAATTATCAAGAGGACGTGGAGGACCTAGATGTATGTCTATGCCTTTAGTTAGAGAATAAAAATATGTAAGAAAATATGCAAGAAAATATAATTATGAAGAAGAAAGGAAGATTTAAATGCCAAAAAATTTACAAGGAAAACACTTTTTAAAATTATTAGACTTCAGTACAGAAGAAGTTAGATATTTAATAGATTTATCAAAAAAATTTAAAGAATTAAAATTAACTCATACACCTCATAGATATTTAGAAGGTAAAAATATAGTATTATTATTTGAAAAAACTTCTACAAGAACTAGATGTGCATTTGAAGTTGCAGGAATGGATTTAGGAATGGGTGTTACATATCTTGATCCAGGTTCATCTCAAATGGGTAAAAAAGAAAGTATTGCAGATACTGCAAGAGTTTTAGGAAGAATGTATGATGGAATTGAATATAGAGGATTTTCTCAAGAAATAGTTGAAGAATTAGCGCACTTTGCAGGTGTTCCTGTATGGAATGGATTAACAGATATGTTCCATCCAACTCAAATGTTAGCAGATATGTTAACTATTGAAGAACATTTTGGACATTTAAAAGGATTAAACTTTACATTTATGGGAGATGCTAGAAATAATGTTGCAAATTCATTAATGGTTGCTTGTGCAATGCTTGGATTAAATTTCACAGCATGTGGACCAAAAGAATTAAAACCTGAAGCAGAATTAATAGCTAAATGTGAAGCAATTGCTAAAGAAAATGGAGCTACATTAAGATTTACTGAATCAGTTGAAGAAGGATGTACTAATGCTGATGTAATTTATACAGATATTTGGGTATCTATGGGAGAACCAGATTCAGTTTGGGAAGAAAGAATTAAATTATTAAGCCCATATCAAGTTAATAAAAAAGCTATGGGATATGCTAAGAAAGAAGCAATATTCTTACACTGCTTACCTTCATTCCATGATTTAAAAACTACTATAGGTAAAGAAATTCACGCTAAATTTGGATTACCTGAAATGGAAGTTACTGATGAAGTATTTGAAAGTAGACAATCTAAAGTATTTGATGAAGCAGAAAACAGAATGCATACAATTAAAGCAGTTATGTTTGCTACATTAAAATAAGAGGTGTACTATGGCTAAAAGATTAGTAATTGCATTAGGAGGAAATGCTTTAGGAAATAATCCTAAAGAACAGTTAGAATTGGTAAGAGGAACGGCTAAGGCTATAGTTTCGATGGCTAAAGAGGGTTATGAAGTAATAATAGGACATGGAAATGGTCCACAAGTTGGTATGATAAATTTAGCAATGGATTATGCAGCTAATGGTGAAGTAAAAACTCCATATATGCCATTTGCAGAATGTGGAGCAATGAGCCAAGGATATATTGGTTATCATTTACAACAAGCTATTAGAGAAGAATTAAAAACTCAAGGTATAAATAAAGAAGTTGCAACTATAGTTACACAAGTTTTAGTTGATAAAGAAGATGAAGCTTTTAAAAATTTAACTAAACCTATAGGTATGTTCTATACTAAAGAAGTTGCAGAAGAAATAGCAAGTGAAAAAGGATTTACTTTTGTTGAAGATGCTGGAAGAGGATATAGAAGAGTTGTAGCTTCTCCTAAACCAGTAAAAATTATAGAATTAAATGTTGTTAAACAACTAGTTGAAGCAGGAAACATAGTAATCACTGTTGGTGGTGGAGGAATACCAGTAATAGAAACTGAAACTGGATTAAAAGGTGTTGATGCGGTAATAGACAAAGATAAATCAAGTGCTAAACTTGCACAAGATTTAAATGCTGATATGTTAGTTATATTAACAGCAGTTGATAAAGTTTGTATCAATTTTAATAAACCAAATCAAGAGGAATTATCAGAATTAACTATAGAAGATGCATTAAAATATATAGAAGAAGGACATTTTGCAAAAGGATCTATGTTACCTAAAGTTGAAGCATGTCTTGATTTTGTTAAAAATTCAAACGGAAATGCATTAATAACTTCACTTGAAAATGCTGCAATAGCTTTACAAGGGAAGACAGGAACATTAATAAAAAAATAATTAAATAAAGAGAGGAAATAGCTATGAGTGAAAAAAAAGAACGTAAATCACTATCTGCTTTTACGATAATATTCATACTATTAATATTAATAGCTCTTGTAACAAGAGTATTACCTAAATTACCAGCAGAAGTTACAAAAGAAATGTTAGATGAAAATATAGCTCTTGCTACAGGGGTAAATGGAGCTTCAATAGCAGATGTGTTTATGGCTACATTTAATGGTTTCAAAGATGCAATAGATGTTGCAGTATTTGTATTATTACTTGGAGGTTTTTTAGGAATAGTATCAAAAACTGGTGCACTAGATGCAGGAGTTGGAGCATTAGTTAAAAAATTAAAAGGAAGAGAATTATTATTAATTCCTATTTTAATGACTTTATTTTCTATAGGTGGTTCAACTTATGGAATGGCAGAAGAAACAATAGCTTTCTACGGATTAATTTCAGCAACTATGGTAGCAGCAGGATTTGATACTATGGTAGCAGCTTCTACTGTATTACTTGGAGCAGGTGCAGGAGTTTTAGGATCTACTGTTAATCCATTTGCAATAGGGGTAGCGTTAGATGCTGCTAAAAGTGCAGGAACTGATCCATCAAATGGAACAGTAGTATTATTGGGAATTATACTTTGGATAGCAACTTTAATACCAGCAATTATATTTGTAATGAACTATGCTAAAAAAATTAAAGCTGATAAAGGATCTATAATACTTTCATTACAAGAACAAAACGATATGAAAGAACATTTTGGACATGTAGATTTTGATAATATTGAATTTACATCAAAACATAAAATGACTTTATTAATATTTGCATTCTCATTTGTGATTATGATACTTTCATTAGTTGTTTGGTCAGAATATGATATTCATGTATTTGAAGGATGGTCATCATTTTTAACAGGTACATCACTTGGTGAATGGTATTTTGGAGAATTATCAATGTGGTTTACTTTTATAGGAATAGTTATAGGTGTTGTAAATGGATTTAGTGAAAAAGAAATAGTTGATTCGTTTATGTATGGTGCGGCTGATATCTTATCAGTTGTGTTAATAATAGCTTTATCAAGAGGTGTTTCAGTATTAATGTCTGTTACTTATTTAGATAAATATATATTAAACTTAGCATCACAAGGACTAGCTGGATTATCTGCATTAATATTTGCACCAGCATCATACATACTATATATGGTATTATCATTCTTTATTCCATCTACATCAGGACTTGCATCTGTTTCAGTACCGATACTTGCACCACTTACACAAAGTTTAGGATTTAGTGTTGAAGTTATCATCATGATATTCTCAGGTGCATGTGGATTAATTAATTTAATTACACCAACTTCAGGAGTTGTTATGGGAGGACTTGCAGCTGCAAAAGTTGAATACGGTACTTATGTTAAATGGGTATTTAAATTATTAGTAGCTATATTTATAATAAATATAGTAATATTAACTGGGGCTATGATGATACTTTAATTAGATTTTAGTTTCTTATTCATATATTATAAAGGGGGTTCAAATACCCCCTTTTCATACTTTTTGGAGGGCTTATTATGAAAAAAATATTTAGTTTATGTTTATTATTATTTTCTATAAATGCTTTAGCATGTACTGGTTTTTTAGCAGGTAAAGATGTTACTGTTGATAATTCTATGATATTTGCAAGAAATGAAGATTTACAAGGTGTAAATCCTAAAAAATTTATGGTAGTTAAGTCTAGAGAATATAAAAAGGGAGAAATTTTTGAAAATCCAGATACTGGATTTAAGTGGCCATATCCTAAATATGCCCTAAAACATACTTTAGTTCCTGATGCAGATCCTAGTTATGGAGTATTTGGTGAAGCAGGAACTAATGAATTAGGTGTTAGTGTTTCAGCTACAGTTTCAGCTAATGCTAATGATAAAATATTAGCACTTGATCCATATGTTGAAGGAGGACTTACAGAACCAGATATAGCATCTCTTGTATTGATGCAGGCAAAAACTGCAAGACATGCTGTAGAAATAGTTGCAAATATAGTTGAAAAAGCAGGAGCAGGAGAAGGGAATATAATAATATTTGGAGATAAAAATGAAATGTGGTATATGGAAATATATACTGGACATCAATATGTTGCAGTAAAAGTACCAACTGATGTTTATGCAGTGATTCCAAATGCGTTTTATTTAGGAAGTTATGATTTTACAAGTAAAGATGTAATTGCTTCTAAAGATATTCAAAACTTACCAGAAAAAAATGGTCTTGCAAAAACACTTAATGATAAATTTCATTTAGCTCTAACTTATAGAGAAATACATTCTAAATATAATGTAGATAGAATAGCTATGGGACAAAATCATTTTTGTCCATTACTTCCAGTAGAACATGATTCAGAAATTGCTTATGAACTATTTAGAAAACCTGATAAAAAAATTTCTGTTAAAGAAGTAATGAATTTTTTAAGAGATAGATATGAAGGTAGTGATTATGATGTTGACACACCTGAAAATAAAGGAAAAATTAGACCTATAGGGACTGATACTAATTTAGAAGCACATATATTCCAAATAAGAGATAATGCACCAACAGTAATGTGGCTTGCTATGGGAACAGTTGAACATTCTGTATTTGTTCCATATTATGAATATATAACTAAAACTCATAAGAGTTATATAGCAGATGCTGATGAATTTAATAGAGATTCTATGTATTGGGCAATGAAAGGATTGCATATACTTGCAAGAGAAGATAGAATGAGATATGGATTAGGAGTTAGAACATATTGGGATAAAGTAGAAAATGATTTTATTAGTAAGTTAAAAGAAGAAGATAAAATTATTAATAGTAAAAAAGGTAAAGATAAAATTAATTATGCAAATAATCTTGGATTAATGAAAGCAGAACAAGTGAAAAAAGATGCTGATATGATGTTTGATAAATTAATATACTTTAAAGGGACTATGACTGATATGGCTCTTCAAGGTAAGAAAAAAGACGCAAAATTTGAATTTAAAAAATAAAAAAATGGGGAAGATTTTTGTCTTCTCCTATTTTATATTTATTTAAAATATGTTAAAATATGTTAAAATATATAAAAATATTATAGAAAAGAGAGAAAAATGACATTAGAAAAAAGTTATAATAAAATACCATATAGTTCAAAAGCTTTTGAAAAAACACAACCATATTTTTTGAGAAATATTATGAATATATTAAGTTTTGAAACTCCAGATATAAAAAAAGCAAGAGTACTTGAAATTGGATGTTCATTTGGTGGAAATATTCTACCAATAGCTTTAAATTTTCCAGAAACTGAAGTAGTAGGTATAGATTTATCAAGTGTTCAAATTAATAAGGGAAATGAAATAATAAGAAAAATTGGACTTACAAATATACGTTTAATTAATCAAAATATATTAGAATATAGTAATGATTTAGGAAAATTTGATTATATAATATGTCATGGTGTATTTTCTTGGGTTCCTGAAATAGTTGCTGAAAAAATACTTGATGTTATTAAAGAAAATTTAACTGAAAATGGAGTTGCACTTATTTCATATAATACATATCCTGGATGGGCTAAATATGATGTTTATAAAAACTTAATGAAATTTAGAGTAGATTTTTTAAATGAAAATGGAGCTGAGATTTCTGATGTTGATAAAATAAATTATGGAAGAGGGGCACTAGAGTTTTTAGAAAAATATTCTCATCTTCCGAAAGAATTTAAGGAAAGCATTAAATCTGTTATAGATAAAGATGATTATTATTTACTGCATGAATATTTTGAAGAATATAATAAACCAATGTATCTATATGAATTTAATAATATGTTATTAAAAAAAGATTTATTTCATGTAACTGATGCTAATTTAGCACTAACTTTTAAATTACCTAAAGATAATGAAGCTTTAAGTTTGATAGATAAGGAATGTGGTGATAATTTATTAGCAAAAGAACAATACTATGATTATATGTATAATACTCAATTTAGAAGTAGTATAATAACTCATAAAAATAATAAGGGAAAAATAAATTTAAGTGAATCATTTAATAGAAAAAATTTAGAAAAACTATATATTTCAGGAAATTTTTTATTTGAAAATGGTCAATATTCAATAAGAAATTCAAAATTTAGTGTAGTAAATAAGAAAATAGAAAAATTGATTAAACATCTAACAAAGATATATCCGGCAAATATTTCTATTGAAGAAATTTTAAAAAAATATGGTGATGATTTATTGAAAGAAATATTACATTTAATATTATTAAATGCTATAGAAATATTTCCATATAAAATAGATAAAAAAGATAGTCTGTTAAATATTAATGGATTAATATCGAAGTATTTAAATGTATCTTTTGAAGAATCAAATGCAATTAAGATAAGTAATTATAGAGGACAGGTTTGTGAAATTAATGAATATTTAATTAGAGTAATTGATAAAATATTAAAATTAGAAAAATTTGAAGAACCAAGTGATATAATAGTGAAAATGCTTAAAGAAAAAGAATTGACAGTTAATGTTGATGAAAGTGAATATATGAAAATTGTAGATAACATACTAAAGGAAGTTAAACAAGTATTAGATTTCTTTTTAATTTAATGGGGAATTGAAAAAATAAGGTTAAAATAGTTTTTGAATTTTGAGGAAATGTCAAAGTAATAATTGTAAAAATATATTTTAAAATAAAAATGTATCAATAAATATAAAAGTTTAATGATACATTTTTTATATATAAAATATTTGTAAAAAATATAAAATAGAGGTATACTAAAAAAAAGATAAAAAGGTGGTAAATTAATGTTTAAAATAAAGAAGGAAATGTTAAAAAGTATAAATTTTTTATTACACCATAATTATGTACCTATGATACGTAAATTAGAAATAGAAAATATTAGTGACAATATATATGAAAATTTAAGTTTAAAAATACATGTAGAACCTGAATTTGCAAGAACTTTTGTTATACCTTTAGGAATAGTTCATCCTGGAGAAAATATAGAAATAGATGATGTAAATATTAAATTAATTCCAGAATATCTTTATTCTATTAATGAATTAAGTAGAGCACAAATGTTTATTGAAATATATATGATAGATGAAAAAATATATGAAGAGACTATAGATATAGATTTAGAGCCATATAATCAATGGTTGGGTGTTAATATTATGCCTGAAACAATAATTTCATTTTCAACCCCTAATCATCCTAAGATTTCAGAAATTGTAGTTAAAGCTTCAAATTATTTGAAAAAATGGGGATTTGAACCTTCATTTACTGCATATATGTCAGGTAATCAAAATAATGTTAAAATACAAATGGCTGCTATTTATGCTGCATTACAAGAAAGTAACATAATATATAATATACCGCCTGCTAGTTATGAAGTTTTTGGACAAAAAATAAGGCTACCTCATAGTGTTTTAGATTTAAAACAAGGAACTTGCTTAGATCTTGCAATGCTATATATTTCATGTCTTGAAGCGATAGGTCTTAATCCTTTATTGATAATAATAGAAGGGCATGCTTATGTTGGATGTTGGTTAGAAGAAAATACTTTTTCAGATATAGTTATTGATGATGTTTCAGCTATAGAAAAAAGAATAGTAGATGGATTAGAGGAAATAATTTTAGTTGAAGCAACAGATTTTGTTTCAGGTAAAAATATTGATTTTGATAGGGCAATAAAACATGGAAAAGATCATTTATTGGATTCAGGAGTTTTTTATTTAGCTTTAGATATAGTAAGAGGAAGAGGAATTGGAATTTTACCTATAAAAATTTGACATTTTATATTTGAAAAGGGTATAATATTAAGTAGATTTAATTTTAAATTAAATAATGGAGGAGAAAAATGCAAATAAAAATAAAAGAATTGAAAAGATATATAAAAAGAAAAATAAGTATTGATAAAAAAGTTATAAAGGTATTTTTAATTACAGGATTATTAATGATTGGAAGTAGTTTTTCGTTTTCAGCTATTGATCCAGTAACACAAAAAGAGGGAAATAGCACATATATTGGAGGATTTACTAAAACAGGTAATAACCCAGAGTATTCAGTGATTATTGATGGTAATACAAAGGTAACAGAAGGAAGATTAGAAAATAGTATTATAATTAAAGGAACTTTTGAATCTAATGGTGATCATACTAGATCAAAAAATATAATAATAGGTGAGGGTTCATTAATAAAAGGTGGAAGTGATGGTTTAGTTATAGGAGGAAGTATTTATACTAATTCTTTAGCTGGGTATCAGAAAAATAATATGGCATTAGGAAATAATGCAAAAGTAGGTTATGAAGGAAAAATAATAAATCAAGGAATTGCAATAGGTGGTGGAGATAGAAATCAAGGCCATGAAGATAAAGATGTAAGAACTATTAATTCTAGCGCATATAAAGGAGGAGCATGGGCTAGAGGAGATCAATCTATTGCAATAGGTGGAAATACAGTTGCGTATGGAGATTCTTCAATCGTAATAGGTGGAGATGATTTGAAAAATGCAGCTGATGCAAGGGTTACATATACTAACAATAATGGACAAGCAGTTGAAGGAACACTTGATAGTGCATTTACGCATTTATCTGGCGGGAATTTAAGAAAAAATGAATATATTTCATCAAGAAGTAATACATTAGGGGTGTCAATAGGTGTAAAAGCAAAAGCTGGAGAGTTAGGATTAGCTATAGGAACAGCCTCTGAAGCTGATAAAGTAAATGCAATGGCGATGGGTTCAGGTTCAAGAGCATTACTTGATAATGCTGTAGCTATAGGTGGCGGTTCACAAGCAGGGGGAGAAAATAAAGATGGGACAAAACAAACAAAGTTAAAAGTAAATATTGATACAAATCCTATAGGAATTAATTTTTCTTGGAAAGGAGGAGAGAATACTTTAGCAGGAGATATAGTAAGTTTTGGTAAAGTAGGTTTTGAACGTCAGTTAAAAAATGTTGCACCTGGAGAAGTTAGTGAAAATTCAACAGATGCAATAAATGGATCACAATTATTTTCTATAACAAAGGCTTTAGTTGATAAAATAAATAATACTTATTTTCATATTAATTATAATAATCAAGATCAGCCAGAAGGGAATGAAAATACAAATAAAGGAACAATAGATTCAAAAGGAGGAGCTACAGGAAAACATTCTATTTCAGCA
It encodes the following:
- the arcA gene encoding arginine deiminase; protein product: MVINVRSEINTLKKVLLHRPGKELLNLTPDSLGRLLFDDVPFLKVAQAEHDRFAEILRENGVEVVYLEDLVAETLDTSYELKVQFLKQFIEEGGVQLEVYKEALLNLFLSYTDTKEMVLKTMEGVNMSELNVPRKDLVSYLDDPTELILDPMPNLYFTRDPFASVQNGVILNRMYSVTRNRETIYAYYIFHYHPEYKGQVTFFYDRTNPFHIEGGDVLNINDKVLAIGISQRTEAAAIDLAAKTLLFDEANSHIETILAFRIAESRAWMHLDTVFTQIDHDKFSVHPAILGPLQVFELTRDGNDVKVTPKEGKLEDILEQYMGTKVTLIPCGGGDRIAAEREQWNDGSNTLCIAPGKVVVYERNDVTNDLLRKHGINVIEMPSAELSRGRGGPRCMSMPLVRE
- the arcC gene encoding carbamate kinase; protein product: MAKRLVIALGGNALGNNPKEQLELVRGTAKAIVSMAKEGYEVIIGHGNGPQVGMINLAMDYAANGEVKTPYMPFAECGAMSQGYIGYHLQQAIREELKTQGINKEVATIVTQVLVDKEDEAFKNLTKPIGMFYTKEVAEEIASEKGFTFVEDAGRGYRRVVASPKPVKIIELNVVKQLVEAGNIVITVGGGGIPVIETETGLKGVDAVIDKDKSSAKLAQDLNADMLVILTAVDKVCINFNKPNQEELSELTIEDALKYIEEGHFAKGSMLPKVEACLDFVKNSNGNALITSLENAAIALQGKTGTLIKK
- the argF gene encoding ornithine carbamoyltransferase, with product MPKNLQGKHFLKLLDFSTEEVRYLIDLSKKFKELKLTHTPHRYLEGKNIVLLFEKTSTRTRCAFEVAGMDLGMGVTYLDPGSSQMGKKESIADTARVLGRMYDGIEYRGFSQEIVEELAHFAGVPVWNGLTDMFHPTQMLADMLTIEEHFGHLKGLNFTFMGDARNNVANSLMVACAMLGLNFTACGPKELKPEAELIAKCEAIAKENGATLRFTESVEEGCTNADVIYTDIWVSMGEPDSVWEERIKLLSPYQVNKKAMGYAKKEAIFLHCLPSFHDLKTTIGKEIHAKFGLPEMEVTDEVFESRQSKVFDEAENRMHTIKAVMFATLK
- a CDS encoding YfcC family protein produces the protein MSEKKERKSLSAFTIIFILLILIALVTRVLPKLPAEVTKEMLDENIALATGVNGASIADVFMATFNGFKDAIDVAVFVLLLGGFLGIVSKTGALDAGVGALVKKLKGRELLLIPILMTLFSIGGSTYGMAEETIAFYGLISATMVAAGFDTMVAASTVLLGAGAGVLGSTVNPFAIGVALDAAKSAGTDPSNGTVVLLGIILWIATLIPAIIFVMNYAKKIKADKGSIILSLQEQNDMKEHFGHVDFDNIEFTSKHKMTLLIFAFSFVIMILSLVVWSEYDIHVFEGWSSFLTGTSLGEWYFGELSMWFTFIGIVIGVVNGFSEKEIVDSFMYGAADILSVVLIIALSRGVSVLMSVTYLDKYILNLASQGLAGLSALIFAPASYILYMVLSFFIPSTSGLASVSVPILAPLTQSLGFSVEVIIMIFSGACGLINLITPTSGVVMGGLAAAKVEYGTYVKWVFKLLVAIFIINIVILTGAMMIL
- a CDS encoding transglutaminase-like domain-containing protein; this encodes MFKIKKEMLKSINFLLHHNYVPMIRKLEIENISDNIYENLSLKIHVEPEFARTFVIPLGIVHPGENIEIDDVNIKLIPEYLYSINELSRAQMFIEIYMIDEKIYEETIDIDLEPYNQWLGVNIMPETIISFSTPNHPKISEIVVKASNYLKKWGFEPSFTAYMSGNQNNVKIQMAAIYAALQESNIIYNIPPASYEVFGQKIRLPHSVLDLKQGTCLDLAMLYISCLEAIGLNPLLIIIEGHAYVGCWLEENTFSDIVIDDVSAIEKRIVDGLEEIILVEATDFVSGKNIDFDRAIKHGKDHLLDSGVFYLALDIVRGRGIGILPIKI
- a CDS encoding class I SAM-dependent methyltransferase, which gives rise to MTLEKSYNKIPYSSKAFEKTQPYFLRNIMNILSFETPDIKKARVLEIGCSFGGNILPIALNFPETEVVGIDLSSVQINKGNEIIRKIGLTNIRLINQNILEYSNDLGKFDYIICHGVFSWVPEIVAEKILDVIKENLTENGVALISYNTYPGWAKYDVYKNLMKFRVDFLNENGAEISDVDKINYGRGALEFLEKYSHLPKEFKESIKSVIDKDDYYLLHEYFEEYNKPMYLYEFNNMLLKKDLFHVTDANLALTFKLPKDNEALSLIDKECGDNLLAKEQYYDYMYNTQFRSSIITHKNNKGKINLSESFNRKNLEKLYISGNFLFENGQYSIRNSKFSVVNKKIEKLIKHLTKIYPANISIEEILKKYGDDLLKEILHLILLNAIEIFPYKIDKKDSLLNINGLISKYLNVSFEESNAIKISNYRGQVCEINEYLIRVIDKILKLEKFEEPSDIIVKMLKEKELTVNVDESEYMKIVDNILKEVKQVLDFFLI
- a CDS encoding C69 family dipeptidase → MKKIFSLCLLLFSINALACTGFLAGKDVTVDNSMIFARNEDLQGVNPKKFMVVKSREYKKGEIFENPDTGFKWPYPKYALKHTLVPDADPSYGVFGEAGTNELGVSVSATVSANANDKILALDPYVEGGLTEPDIASLVLMQAKTARHAVEIVANIVEKAGAGEGNIIIFGDKNEMWYMEIYTGHQYVAVKVPTDVYAVIPNAFYLGSYDFTSKDVIASKDIQNLPEKNGLAKTLNDKFHLALTYREIHSKYNVDRIAMGQNHFCPLLPVEHDSEIAYELFRKPDKKISVKEVMNFLRDRYEGSDYDVDTPENKGKIRPIGTDTNLEAHIFQIRDNAPTVMWLAMGTVEHSVFVPYYEYITKTHKSYIADADEFNRDSMYWAMKGLHILAREDRMRYGLGVRTYWDKVENDFISKLKEEDKIINSKKGKDKINYANNLGLMKAEQVKKDADMMFDKLIYFKGTMTDMALQGKKKDAKFEFKK